In Stenotrophomonas sp. ESTM1D_MKCIP4_1, a single genomic region encodes these proteins:
- a CDS encoding DUF6122 family protein, which yields MSARAVFHLFLHAAVPALLAWLFWRKRFASAWLLLLLGWIIDLDHLLADPIYAPNRCSIGFHPLHTAPAIAVYAGLFVPKKTRLFGIGLMIHIALDAIDCWWMHHR from the coding sequence ATGAGCGCGCGCGCGGTTTTCCATCTGTTCCTGCATGCGGCCGTGCCAGCGCTGCTGGCATGGCTGTTCTGGCGCAAGCGTTTCGCCTCGGCCTGGCTGTTGCTGCTGCTGGGGTGGATCATCGACCTGGACCATCTGCTGGCCGACCCGATCTACGCGCCGAACCGCTGCAGCATTGGATTCCACCCGTTGCACACCGCGCCCGCCATTGCGGTGTATGCCGGCCTGTTCGTGCCGAAGAAAACCCGGCTGTTCGGTATCGGCTTGATGATCCATATCGCGCTGGATGCCATCGACTGCTGGTGGATGCACCACCGCTGA
- the speA gene encoding arginine decarboxylase, with protein MTDWSLDQARKTYSIPHWADGYFDVDQAGHMVVRPTGADGPVVSLPKVVDAAREGGAKLPLLVRFPDILGQRLGKLQAAFAQAQQDWDYTGGYTAVYPIKVNQHRGVAGTLASHHGEGFGLEAGSKPELMAVLALSRPGGLIVCNGYKDREYIRLALIGRKLGLQTFIVIEKPSELKLVLEESKALDVKPGLGVRMRLASLGAGKWQNSGGDKAKFGLSPRQLLDLWKSLRDTEYADCLSLLHFHMGSQISNVRDIANGMREATRYFVELSQLGAKITHVDVGGGLGVDYEGTRSRSFCSINYGLNAYASNIVQPLANACEEHGLTPPRIVTECGRAMTAHHAVLIANVSEVEQAQEGRVPDAHDDEPASIRHLREIHEELDTRPAVELFQEAQHFHAEGLASYALGQIDLPQRARIDDLFYAIAHGVRARLSYDEKSHRPALDELNERLVDKYFVNFSVFESIPDAWAIDQVFPIVPIERLNETPDRRGIIADMTCDSDGMVKTYVENESLDTSLPLHAIKHGESYRIGFFMVGAYQEILGDIHNLFGDTDAVEVVADADSYAITQQRRGDTTDVMLDYVGYKLDDLRAAYAQRVAAAELSPERAQELSQALEAGLTGYTYLSDEPLV; from the coding sequence ATGACCGATTGGTCCCTCGACCAAGCCCGCAAGACCTACTCGATCCCGCATTGGGCGGATGGTTACTTCGATGTGGATCAGGCCGGGCACATGGTGGTGAGACCGACCGGGGCAGACGGCCCGGTGGTATCGCTGCCCAAGGTGGTGGACGCCGCGCGTGAAGGCGGCGCCAAGCTGCCGCTGCTGGTGCGCTTCCCGGACATCCTGGGCCAGCGCCTGGGCAAGCTGCAGGCGGCCTTCGCCCAGGCCCAGCAGGACTGGGACTACACCGGCGGCTACACCGCCGTGTACCCGATCAAGGTGAACCAGCACCGCGGCGTGGCCGGCACCCTGGCCAGCCACCACGGTGAAGGCTTCGGCCTGGAAGCGGGCAGCAAGCCCGAACTGATGGCCGTGCTGGCGCTGTCGCGCCCGGGTGGCCTGATCGTCTGCAACGGTTACAAGGACCGCGAGTACATCCGCCTGGCCCTGATCGGCCGCAAGCTGGGCCTGCAGACCTTCATCGTCATTGAAAAGCCCTCCGAGCTGAAGCTGGTGCTGGAAGAATCCAAGGCACTGGACGTGAAGCCGGGCCTGGGCGTGCGCATGCGCCTGGCCTCGCTGGGCGCCGGCAAGTGGCAGAACAGCGGTGGCGACAAGGCCAAGTTCGGCCTGTCCCCGCGCCAGCTGCTGGACCTGTGGAAGTCGCTGCGTGATACCGAGTACGCCGACTGCCTGAGCCTGCTGCACTTCCACATGGGTTCGCAGATCTCCAACGTGCGCGACATCGCCAACGGCATGCGCGAAGCCACCCGCTATTTCGTCGAGCTGTCGCAGCTGGGCGCGAAGATCACCCACGTGGACGTGGGTGGCGGCCTGGGCGTGGACTACGAAGGCACCCGTTCGCGCAGTTTCTGCTCGATCAATTACGGGCTGAATGCCTACGCCAGCAACATCGTGCAGCCGTTGGCCAATGCGTGCGAGGAACATGGCCTGACCCCGCCGCGCATCGTCACCGAGTGCGGCCGCGCGATGACCGCGCACCACGCGGTGCTGATTGCCAACGTGTCTGAAGTGGAACAGGCGCAGGAAGGCCGCGTGCCGGACGCGCACGACGATGAGCCGGCCTCGATCCGCCATCTGCGCGAAATCCACGAGGAACTGGACACCCGCCCGGCGGTGGAACTGTTCCAGGAAGCGCAGCACTTCCATGCCGAAGGCCTGGCCAGCTACGCACTGGGCCAGATCGACCTGCCGCAGCGTGCGCGCATCGACGATCTGTTCTACGCCATCGCCCACGGCGTGCGTGCGCGCCTGAGCTACGACGAGAAGAGCCACCGCCCGGCGCTGGACGAACTGAACGAGCGCCTGGTCGACAAGTACTTCGTCAACTTCAGCGTGTTTGAATCGATTCCCGATGCGTGGGCGATCGACCAGGTGTTCCCGATCGTGCCGATCGAGCGCCTGAACGAGACCCCGGACCGCCGCGGCATCATCGCCGACATGACCTGCGATTCGGACGGCATGGTGAAGACCTATGTCGAGAACGAGAGTCTGGACACGTCGCTGCCGCTGCACGCGATCAAGCATGGCGAAAGCTACCGCATCGGTTTCTTCATGGTGGGCGCGTACCAGGAAATCCTGGGCGACATCCACAACCTGTTCGGTGATACCGACGCGGTGGAAGTGGTGGCCGATGCCGATAGCTACGCGATCACCCAGCAGCGCCGTGGTGACACCACCGATGTGATGCTGGATTACGTGGGCTACAAGCTGGATGACCTGCGTGCGGCCTATGCCCAGCGCGTGGCAGCGGCCGAGCTGTCGCCGGAACGTGCGCAGGAGCTGTCGCAGGCGCTGGAAGCCGGCCTGACCGGCTACACCTACCTGTCCGACGAACCGTTGGTCTGA
- a CDS encoding DUF3772 domain-containing protein — MAGLLSFFRTILRRGPSLSLLLWAALLLAAPVLAQDDDPTPKQQLAKIESSLKDVARKREDAEATETLAMLSEAASQARRDAEALDKSLQPQLDQVNEQLTQLGPAPDGTTELPELATQRRNLTRQRDALAASIAQAKASAVRASQLATDIDKQRTAQRTEELGQKVDSPLSPSLWRKVADQLPVDIARVTPLGAQGRDALATALRNEGWGTPLLGLLAALVMMFPLRLWLRALGRRFAASERAPDGRLRRSGLAMWLLLVGTLLPGYAVAVFIASLNAIGGIAPRLQTVAEGVQHATFAAAFIAALSACLLVPKRPSWRLLNLDDTAALKLRKYAWGAAALAWLSTVLVAIDRATRTSDVTTVALDGVIALTYLGLIMAMLVTLARLHRRQTAEAEAKLEAQADGVGTVVPVRRSSWLVLARVAGNIAVTAAIIATLLGYVNFAKFVNQQLIGGTIVVLAAMLLFKFVDDLCTWLLNADSKVGQTILLSTGLSVSRLEQAGVLLSAVLRTFVVLIALLALAAPFGNIGSVVERVGSLASGIVIGNITLKPTRIAIALLVVMVGLAVVQLLQRWLTDTYLPKTELDLGARNSISMITRYVGIILVGLWALTAMGLDMKNLALLASALSVGIGFGLQAIIQNFVSGLILLAERPVKIGDWVKLGDQEGDIRRINVRSTEIQVGDKSTLIVPNSELITKTIRNMTMGNNQGRIQIQFAVPTSTDVAGLRQALLDAYGAHQAVLKQPAPSVYIDSIAGGQITFNSFAYVASPRQVYGTRSDLYFSLLQILAERDIPLSTPTDIHLVRDTPAE; from the coding sequence GTGGCTGGCTTGCTTTCCTTCTTCCGAACGATCCTGAGGCGTGGCCCTTCGCTGTCGCTGCTGTTGTGGGCTGCATTGCTGCTGGCGGCACCGGTGCTGGCCCAGGATGACGACCCGACACCGAAGCAGCAGCTGGCGAAGATCGAGTCCAGCCTGAAGGATGTGGCGCGCAAGCGCGAAGATGCCGAGGCCACCGAGACGCTGGCGATGTTGTCCGAGGCGGCCTCGCAGGCGCGGCGCGACGCCGAGGCACTGGACAAGAGCCTGCAGCCGCAGCTGGACCAGGTGAATGAACAGCTGACCCAGCTGGGACCGGCGCCGGACGGCACCACCGAACTGCCGGAACTGGCGACACAGCGCCGCAACCTGACCCGCCAGCGCGACGCGCTGGCAGCGTCCATTGCCCAGGCCAAGGCCAGTGCGGTGCGCGCCAGCCAGTTGGCCACCGATATCGACAAGCAGCGCACCGCGCAGCGCACCGAGGAACTGGGCCAGAAGGTCGATTCGCCGCTGTCGCCCTCGCTGTGGCGCAAGGTGGCTGACCAGTTGCCGGTGGACATCGCGCGGGTTACCCCGCTGGGCGCGCAGGGGCGTGACGCCCTGGCGACCGCCCTGCGCAACGAGGGCTGGGGCACGCCGCTGCTGGGCCTGCTGGCGGCGCTGGTGATGATGTTCCCGCTGCGCCTGTGGCTGCGCGCGCTGGGCCGGCGCTTCGCCGCCTCCGAGCGCGCGCCCGACGGCCGCCTGCGCAGATCCGGCCTGGCCATGTGGCTGCTGCTGGTCGGCACCCTGCTGCCCGGCTATGCGGTGGCGGTATTCATCGCTTCGCTCAATGCCATCGGCGGCATCGCGCCGCGCCTGCAGACCGTGGCCGAAGGCGTGCAGCATGCCACTTTTGCGGCGGCCTTCATTGCCGCGCTCAGTGCCTGCCTGCTGGTGCCGAAGCGGCCCTCGTGGCGCCTGCTGAACCTGGATGACACGGCCGCGCTGAAGCTGCGCAAGTACGCCTGGGGGGCGGCCGCGCTGGCCTGGCTGAGCACGGTGCTGGTGGCGATCGACCGGGCCACGCGCACCAGCGATGTGACCACGGTGGCGCTGGACGGCGTGATCGCGCTGACCTATCTGGGCCTGATCATGGCGATGCTGGTGACGCTGGCGCGCCTGCACCGCCGGCAGACCGCCGAGGCTGAAGCCAAGCTGGAAGCACAGGCCGATGGGGTAGGGACCGTAGTGCCGGTGCGGCGCAGCAGCTGGCTGGTGCTGGCCCGCGTGGCGGGCAACATCGCCGTTACCGCTGCGATCATTGCCACCCTGCTGGGCTACGTGAACTTCGCCAAGTTCGTGAACCAGCAGCTGATCGGCGGCACCATCGTGGTGCTGGCCGCGATGCTGCTGTTCAAGTTCGTCGATGACCTCTGCACCTGGCTGCTCAACGCCGACAGCAAGGTGGGCCAGACGATCCTGCTGAGTACCGGCCTGAGCGTGTCGCGGCTGGAGCAGGCGGGCGTGCTGCTGTCGGCGGTACTGCGCACGTTTGTTGTGCTGATCGCACTGCTGGCACTGGCCGCTCCCTTCGGCAACATCGGGTCGGTTGTCGAGCGCGTGGGTTCGCTGGCCAGCGGCATCGTCATCGGCAATATCACCCTGAAGCCGACGCGTATTGCCATCGCGTTGCTGGTGGTGATGGTTGGCCTGGCCGTGGTGCAGTTGCTGCAGCGTTGGTTGACCGACACCTATCTGCCCAAAACCGAACTGGATCTGGGCGCGCGCAATTCGATCAGCATGATCACGCGCTACGTTGGCATCATCCTGGTGGGCCTGTGGGCCCTGACCGCGATGGGCCTGGACATGAAGAACCTGGCGCTGCTGGCCAGCGCGCTGTCGGTGGGCATTGGTTTCGGCCTGCAGGCGATCATCCAGAACTTCGTGTCGGGGCTGATCCTGCTGGCCGAGCGGCCGGTGAAGATCGGCGACTGGGTGAAGCTGGGCGACCAGGAAGGCGACATCCGCCGCATCAACGTGCGTTCGACCGAGATCCAGGTGGGCGACAAGTCGACGCTGATCGTTCCGAACTCGGAGCTGATCACCAAGACGATCCGCAACATGACGATGGGCAACAACCAGGGCCGCATCCAGATCCAGTTCGCGGTGCCGACCAGCACCGATGTGGCGGGGCTGCGGCAGGCGCTGCTGGATGCCTATGGCGCGCACCAGGCGGTGCTGAAGCAGCCGGCGCCGTCGGTCTACATCGACAGCATTGCCGGTGGCCAGATCACGTTCAACAGCTTTGCCTATGTGGCCAGCCCGAGGCAGGTGTACGGCACGCGCAGTGATCTGTATTTCAGCCTGCTGCAGATCCTGGCGGAGCGGGATATCCCGCTGTCGACCCCGACCGACATCCACCTGGTACGCGACACCCCGGCGGAATAG
- a CDS encoding PepSY domain-containing protein, giving the protein MTRAFALPLLLALASPTTDARPAQDPAQDVARRAVQQGRYVALEGVVRDALKRHPGQLLEVELDDGVYEVEILRADGVVVELDYDARNGKLLKTELDD; this is encoded by the coding sequence TTGACGCGCGCATTCGCCCTGCCCCTGCTGCTGGCCCTGGCCAGCCCCACGACCGATGCCCGCCCTGCGCAGGATCCGGCACAGGACGTCGCGCGGCGGGCCGTGCAGCAGGGCCGCTACGTCGCGCTGGAAGGCGTGGTGCGCGATGCACTCAAGCGTCACCCCGGCCAGCTGCTGGAAGTGGAGCTGGATGACGGTGTATACGAGGTGGAAATCCTGCGCGCCGACGGCGTGGTGGTGGAGCTGGACTATGATGCGCGTAATGGAAAACTGCTGAAGACGGAACTGGACGACTGA
- a CDS encoding lipocalin family protein → MTDHPPLKTVADLKLPRYLGTWYEIARLPMRHEPEGCTDVSAHYELLENGNLGVTNRCRMDGEVEDATGEACAVDNDVARLEVSFLPKGLRWLPFAKGDYWVIQVAPDYSVALVGSPDRKYLWLLAREPKLDTTVQEHYLAAARLQGFDLSELIQTPHTGRPTA, encoded by the coding sequence ATGACCGACCACCCGCCGCTGAAAACCGTCGCCGACCTCAAGCTGCCCCGCTACCTGGGCACCTGGTACGAGATCGCCCGCCTGCCCATGCGCCACGAGCCGGAAGGCTGCACCGACGTGTCGGCGCACTACGAACTGCTGGAAAACGGCAACCTGGGCGTCACCAACCGCTGCCGCATGGACGGCGAGGTCGAGGACGCCACCGGCGAGGCATGCGCCGTGGATAACGACGTGGCTCGCTTGGAAGTCAGCTTCCTGCCCAAGGGCCTGCGCTGGCTGCCCTTCGCCAAGGGCGACTACTGGGTGATCCAGGTGGCCCCCGATTACAGCGTGGCGCTGGTGGGCAGTCCTGACCGCAAGTACCTCTGGCTGCTGGCGCGGGAGCCGAAGCTCGACACCACCGTGCAGGAACATTATCTGGCAGCGGCCCGCCTGCAGGGCTTCGATCTGTCCGAACTGATCCAGACTCCCCACACCGGCCGCCCCACTGCCTGA
- a CDS encoding PepSY domain-containing protein — protein MLKSLTLATVVALAFVPAVQAAPLGMAQVEQTLRKAGYTQIHEIERDDGLWEADVTRADGRFSEVYVDPKTGEIFDEHDGRALLGTEQVLAKAQAQGLREIHSLERDGATWSLEARNARNQRVEVRLSGHDGRILHSERDGWLD, from the coding sequence ATGTTGAAGTCGCTCACCCTCGCCACCGTCGTGGCCCTGGCATTCGTCCCGGCCGTGCAGGCGGCGCCGCTGGGCATGGCCCAGGTCGAACAGACCCTGCGCAAGGCCGGTTACACCCAGATCCACGAGATCGAGCGCGACGATGGCCTGTGGGAGGCCGATGTCACGCGTGCGGATGGTCGTTTCAGCGAGGTCTATGTCGACCCGAAGACCGGAGAGATCTTCGACGAGCACGATGGCCGCGCGCTGCTGGGCACCGAGCAGGTGCTGGCCAAGGCCCAGGCCCAGGGCCTGCGTGAGATCCATTCGCTGGAACGTGATGGCGCCACCTGGTCACTGGAAGCGCGCAATGCCCGCAACCAGCGTGTGGAGGTGCGCCTGAGCGGCCATGACGGCCGGATCCTGCACAGCGAGCGCGACGGCTGGCTGGATTGA
- a CDS encoding response regulator transcription factor has translation MRILLAEDDAALAQRLQPLLEQAGYVVQTVADGRQAEEIGQIEDLQAAIVDLGLPGLDGLSVIERWRGNGRHFPVLVLTARGRWHDKLAGFDAGADDYLTKPFQADELVLRLRALIRRSHGHASPRLHCGPLQLDVNAGRFELDGQALALSPQEFRVLSYLIHHAGSVISRDRLGEQIFEGGYDPDSNALDVLLGRVRRKLGVDLIHTVRGQGWRLAEA, from the coding sequence ATGCGCATCCTGCTGGCCGAAGACGATGCGGCGCTGGCCCAGCGCCTGCAGCCGCTGCTGGAACAGGCCGGCTATGTCGTGCAGACCGTGGCCGACGGTCGCCAGGCCGAGGAGATCGGCCAGATCGAGGATCTGCAGGCCGCCATCGTCGACCTTGGCCTGCCCGGGCTGGATGGCCTCAGCGTGATCGAGCGCTGGCGCGGCAATGGCCGCCATTTCCCGGTGCTGGTGTTGACCGCGCGCGGCCGCTGGCACGACAAACTGGCCGGCTTTGATGCCGGCGCCGACGACTACCTGACCAAACCGTTCCAGGCCGACGAACTGGTGCTGCGCCTGCGCGCCCTGATCCGCCGCAGCCATGGCCATGCCAGCCCACGCCTGCATTGCGGTCCGCTGCAGCTGGACGTCAACGCAGGACGGTTTGAACTGGATGGGCAGGCACTGGCGCTGAGCCCGCAGGAGTTCCGTGTGTTGAGCTATCTCATCCACCATGCCGGCAGCGTGATCAGCCGCGACCGCCTGGGCGAGCAGATCTTCGAGGGTGGCTACGACCCGGATTCAAATGCGCTGGACGTGCTGCTCGGACGGGTACGCCGCAAGCTGGGCGTCGATCTCATCCACACCGTGCGTGGCCAGGGTTGGCGGCTGGCGGAAGCATGA
- a CDS encoding FAD-dependent oxidoreductase yields the protein MDLKSGYPWWAVSNGLIQAFPPLQQDLRCDVLVVGGGVTGALIADELSGHGHEVALIEQRDIGWGSTAASTALLQYEIDTHLLDLARQYGTDAAELAYRACAEAIPALGEVARGLKNVDFQRMDSLYLASRHRDVPVLMAEGAARRQAGLDARWLQPDDLQQRFGVDAGGALLTRQAARVDPYCLTYGLLKRVRRRGGHVHDRTVLHSLEATPRGVTARTEASATLRARHVVLAMGYATQHWIDQRVARNRSSYAFITDPIDAGVLGPLQRTMVWESARPYLYLRATGEGRLLVGGLDDAIDIPARRDRRVEGKAKQLMKQLQHWFPQLTPTPAFSWAGTFAETADGLPFFGPHPQWGPRVHLAMAYGGNGITYSMIGARLLRARIERRRQPLQDLFGFSRVA from the coding sequence ATGGACCTCAAGAGCGGTTACCCGTGGTGGGCCGTGAGCAATGGGCTGATCCAGGCCTTCCCGCCGCTGCAGCAGGACCTGCGTTGCGATGTCCTGGTGGTGGGCGGCGGTGTCACCGGCGCGCTGATCGCCGATGAGCTGTCCGGCCACGGCCATGAGGTCGCGCTCATCGAACAGCGCGATATCGGCTGGGGCAGCACCGCTGCCAGCACGGCCCTGCTGCAGTACGAGATCGACACCCACCTGCTGGACCTGGCCCGCCAGTACGGCACTGATGCTGCGGAACTGGCCTACCGCGCCTGCGCCGAGGCCATCCCGGCCCTGGGCGAAGTGGCGCGCGGCCTGAAGAACGTCGATTTCCAGCGCATGGACAGCCTCTACCTGGCCAGCCGCCACCGCGACGTGCCGGTGCTGATGGCCGAGGGTGCCGCACGCCGCCAGGCCGGGCTGGACGCCCGCTGGCTGCAGCCGGACGACCTGCAGCAGCGCTTCGGCGTGGATGCCGGCGGTGCGCTGCTGACGCGCCAGGCCGCGCGGGTCGATCCGTACTGCCTCACCTATGGCCTGCTCAAGCGGGTACGCCGCCGCGGCGGCCACGTGCATGACCGCACCGTGCTGCACAGCCTGGAGGCCACGCCACGCGGCGTCACCGCCCGCACCGAAGCCAGCGCGACCCTCCGCGCCCGCCATGTCGTGCTGGCGATGGGGTATGCCACCCAGCACTGGATCGACCAGCGGGTGGCACGCAACCGCAGCAGCTACGCCTTCATCACCGACCCGATCGACGCCGGGGTGCTGGGCCCCCTGCAGCGCACGATGGTGTGGGAAAGCGCGCGCCCCTACCTGTACCTGCGCGCCACCGGCGAAGGGCGGCTGCTGGTGGGCGGGCTGGACGATGCCATCGACATCCCGGCACGCCGCGACCGGCGGGTAGAGGGCAAGGCAAAGCAGCTGATGAAGCAGCTGCAGCACTGGTTCCCGCAACTGACCCCCACCCCTGCGTTTTCCTGGGCCGGCACCTTCGCCGAGACCGCCGACGGCCTGCCGTTCTTCGGCCCGCACCCGCAGTGGGGGCCGCGCGTGCACCTGGCCATGGCCTACGGCGGCAACGGCATCACCTATTCGATGATCGGCGCGAGGCTGCTGCGCGCGCGCATCGAGCGGCGCCGGCAACCGCTGCAGGACCTGTTCGGGTTCAGCCGGGTGGCGTAA
- a CDS encoding sensor histidine kinase produces the protein MSRRQPSLRRRLLLVAGIGLVLVSVLASLLLGELFKRSARDRLDNELQQNMLTLLAQAEIDPDGQLRLRQAPNDARFQRVFSGAYWQIADSHGKVLLQSRSLWDQTLAAPAAGPAERNLPGPMQQSLRAHVQQVRLPRATQAYVAVVAHDRQALDADVAAFRNRTALALGILVAAWLAVLASQVHFALRPLRGLGKQLERIRHGDAERIDRRQLDQEIAPLADELDALLDHHQRMVARARSSAEDLAHALKTPLSVLATEAQGEGRDWRRTLHEQGARMRASIDRYLAAGLAVDHRQSSEVAPAAEALCRLMTRVHGSRRIRFQMDVPRGIAFAGAVTDLEEMLGNLLDNAGKWARSEVRLRALAQNGRLHIEIRDDGPGLDNTKLDSVLQRGVRLDERVEGSGLGLAIAAEIAASHGGSLRLSNENPGLRARLELPLAAP, from the coding sequence ATGAGCAGGCGGCAACCCTCGCTGCGGCGGCGGCTGCTGCTGGTGGCCGGCATCGGCCTGGTGCTGGTCTCGGTGCTGGCCAGCCTTCTGCTGGGCGAACTGTTCAAGCGCAGCGCGCGTGACCGCCTGGACAACGAGCTGCAGCAGAACATGCTGACCCTGCTGGCGCAGGCCGAGATCGATCCGGACGGACAGCTGCGTCTGCGGCAGGCGCCGAACGATGCGCGCTTCCAGCGGGTGTTTTCCGGCGCGTACTGGCAGATCGCCGACAGCCACGGCAAGGTGCTGCTGCAGTCGCGATCGCTGTGGGACCAGACCCTGGCGGCCCCCGCGGCTGGACCGGCCGAGCGCAACCTGCCCGGGCCGATGCAGCAATCGCTGCGTGCCCACGTGCAGCAGGTGCGGCTGCCGCGCGCCACCCAGGCCTATGTGGCCGTGGTCGCCCACGACCGCCAGGCGCTGGACGCCGATGTGGCCGCATTCCGCAACCGCACCGCGTTGGCCCTGGGCATCCTGGTTGCCGCCTGGCTGGCGGTGCTGGCCAGCCAGGTGCACTTCGCCCTGCGCCCGCTGCGCGGGTTGGGCAAGCAGCTTGAACGCATCCGCCACGGCGATGCCGAGCGCATTGACCGCCGCCAGCTGGACCAGGAAATCGCGCCCCTGGCCGATGAGCTGGACGCCCTGCTGGACCACCACCAGCGCATGGTCGCGCGCGCGCGCAGCAGTGCCGAAGACCTCGCCCATGCCTTGAAGACCCCGCTGAGCGTGCTGGCCACCGAAGCACAGGGCGAAGGCCGCGACTGGCGCCGCACCCTGCACGAACAGGGCGCGCGCATGCGCGCCAGCATCGACCGTTACCTGGCCGCCGGCCTGGCCGTGGACCACCGGCAAAGCAGCGAAGTGGCCCCGGCCGCCGAAGCCCTGTGCCGGCTGATGACCCGCGTGCATGGCAGCCGCCGCATCCGCTTCCAGATGGATGTGCCGCGCGGCATCGCCTTTGCCGGCGCCGTCACCGACCTGGAAGAAATGCTGGGCAATCTGCTGGACAACGCCGGCAAGTGGGCCCGGAGCGAGGTCCGCCTGCGTGCCCTGGCCCAGAACGGCCGCCTGCACATCGAGATCCGCGACGACGGCCCCGGGCTGGACAACACCAAGTTGGACAGCGTCCTGCAGCGCGGCGTGCGCCTGGACGAACGGGTGGAAGGCAGCGGCTTGGGCCTGGCGATCGCCGCGGAGATCGCGGCCAGCCATGGCGGCTCGCTGCGCCTGTCCAACGAGAACCCGGGATTGCGCGCGAGGCTGGAACTGCCACTGGCGGCGCCGTAG